In Methylomagnum ishizawai, one DNA window encodes the following:
- a CDS encoding DegQ family serine endoprotease: MLKSKWAAALLCFSLLATVPPSATAQLPDFTVLVEKNSSAVVNISTTQKMAAVERPELPEGMEPPPEGTPFDDFLRRYFGEGGPEGGEPSESKSLGSGFVISPDGYIITNHHVVKDADEIVVRLQDRRELVAKLVGSDKRSDIALLKVDAQDLPTVKMGSADKLKVGEWVLAIGSPFGFDHSVTAGIVSAKGRSLPSDNYVPFIQTDVAINPGNSGGPLFNLDGEVIGVNSQIYSRTGGFMGLSFAIPTEVAMRVVDQLKSQGHVSRGWLGVQIQDVTRELAESFGMKKPEGALVSKILPKSPAEQAGLQIGDIITAFNGQEINASAELPPLVGMTKIGDTATVKVLRQGSPKDIQLKIGSLPEEEPAIASGKEEPTGGETLKRLGLNAINLTPEMREQLEVPKNGVLVQGVTPGPAYDAGLRRGDVILRVQDQTVKDLNHFKDLVKNLPKGKSVAMLVQRRGSSLFLALKLKD; the protein is encoded by the coding sequence ATGCTTAAATCCAAGTGGGCCGCGGCGCTCCTATGCTTTTCCTTGCTGGCGACCGTGCCGCCGTCCGCCACCGCCCAATTACCCGATTTCACCGTGCTGGTCGAAAAGAACAGCTCGGCCGTGGTCAACATCAGCACCACCCAGAAAATGGCCGCGGTCGAACGCCCGGAACTGCCGGAAGGCATGGAACCGCCGCCCGAGGGCACGCCTTTCGACGATTTCCTGCGCCGCTATTTCGGCGAGGGTGGTCCCGAAGGCGGCGAACCCAGCGAATCCAAATCCCTGGGTTCCGGCTTCGTGATTTCGCCGGACGGCTACATCATCACCAACCACCATGTGGTGAAGGATGCCGACGAGATCGTGGTACGCCTGCAAGACCGCCGCGAATTGGTCGCCAAGCTGGTCGGCTCCGACAAGCGTAGCGATATCGCCCTGCTCAAGGTCGATGCCCAGGATTTGCCGACGGTGAAGATGGGTTCCGCCGATAAGCTCAAGGTCGGCGAATGGGTGCTGGCCATCGGCTCGCCGTTCGGTTTCGACCATTCGGTGACCGCCGGCATCGTCAGCGCCAAGGGCCGCAGCCTCCCAAGCGATAACTACGTGCCTTTCATCCAGACCGATGTGGCGATCAATCCCGGCAATTCCGGCGGTCCCTTGTTCAACCTCGACGGCGAAGTGATCGGGGTCAATTCGCAGATTTATAGCCGTACCGGCGGTTTCATGGGGCTATCGTTCGCCATCCCCACCGAAGTCGCGATGCGGGTGGTCGATCAACTGAAATCCCAAGGCCATGTTTCACGCGGCTGGCTAGGCGTGCAAATCCAGGATGTGACCCGCGAACTGGCCGAATCCTTCGGCATGAAGAAACCGGAAGGCGCCCTGGTCTCCAAAATCCTGCCCAAGAGTCCGGCGGAACAGGCCGGTCTCCAGATCGGCGATATCATCACTGCCTTCAATGGCCAGGAAATCAACGCCTCCGCCGAACTGCCGCCCTTGGTCGGCATGACCAAGATCGGCGACACCGCCACGGTCAAGGTGCTGCGCCAGGGTTCGCCCAAGGATATTCAGCTCAAGATCGGCTCCCTGCCGGAAGAAGAACCGGCGATAGCCAGCGGCAAGGAAGAACCGACAGGCGGCGAAACCCTCAAGCGCCTGGGACTCAACGCCATCAACCTCACCCCGGAAATGCGCGAACAACTGGAAGTGCCGAAGAACGGCGTGCTGGTGCAGGGTGTCACGCCCGGCCCGGCCTACGACGCGGGACTCCGGCGCGGCGACGTGATCCTCCGGGTCCAAGACCAAACCGTGAAAGA
- a CDS encoding SoxR reducing system RseC family protein — translation MIEEEALVIRVEADQVWVGKPRQSACAACKTPCATAGVADYLEQGKPDLARLAVSSPIEVRVGDRVVLGIEEGAIVKGSFAIYLLPLLGLLAGALLGQTLGDAFATPADPAAASGGLAGLAATLAFLKFSRLSSRNTPRPVVLRKLG, via the coding sequence ATGATCGAAGAAGAGGCCCTGGTCATCCGCGTCGAAGCCGATCAAGTCTGGGTGGGGAAACCCCGGCAATCGGCCTGCGCTGCTTGCAAAACCCCCTGCGCCACCGCCGGTGTCGCCGATTACCTGGAACAAGGCAAGCCCGATCTGGCCCGCCTCGCGGTGTCTTCCCCCATCGAGGTGCGGGTGGGCGACCGCGTGGTCCTGGGGATCGAAGAAGGGGCCATCGTCAAAGGCTCGTTCGCGATCTACCTGCTACCACTGCTGGGACTGCTGGCCGGTGCCCTCCTGGGCCAAACGCTGGGCGACGCTTTTGCCACCCCCGCCGATCCGGCGGCCGCCTCGGGCGGTTTGGCCGGTCTGGCCGCGACCCTCGCCTTCCTGAAATTTTCACGGCTGTCCTCGCGCAATACACCGCGCCCCGTGGTATTGCGGAAACTCGGCTGA
- a CDS encoding MucB/RseB C-terminal domain-containing protein, with amino-acid sequence MSFPPSRLRKGLATGLGALCLLAALGLVAEPVAPPQPPALGWLTDMRHAVGQLNYKGTVAYLKDKQVESFQLFHAVNGGKEQERLVSMNSPLREVVRDAQKVACYYPETKTVFIENKPSTRSVLLDIPDDLTQLSRDYRVELKGQEYVARRLSQVVDIAPLDAYRYARRIWIDTDSKLPLKFEILGEDGQAIEQMVFTSLDLEPSFASGDLSPSMPTDQFTRQTSQREALPLDSLHWELHDVPDGFQIVSYSHLQRPPNDRKVEHILLSDGFSSVSIYIEDQKSGPPKEHPKKIGTINAESVKIGDYLATVMGEVPAKTVEAIAHGLRHRDTEQP; translated from the coding sequence ATGTCGTTCCCGCCATCCCGGCTCCGCAAGGGCTTGGCCACAGGCTTGGGTGCCTTATGCCTATTGGCGGCGCTGGGCCTCGTTGCCGAGCCGGTGGCCCCACCACAGCCGCCGGCCTTGGGCTGGCTCACCGATATGCGCCATGCCGTGGGCCAGCTCAACTACAAGGGCACCGTCGCCTACCTCAAGGATAAGCAGGTCGAAAGCTTCCAATTGTTCCACGCCGTCAATGGCGGCAAGGAGCAGGAACGTTTGGTCTCGATGAACAGCCCCTTGCGGGAAGTGGTGCGCGATGCCCAGAAAGTGGCCTGCTACTACCCCGAAACCAAAACGGTCTTCATCGAGAATAAACCTTCCACCCGTTCGGTGTTGCTGGATATCCCGGACGACCTGACCCAGTTGTCCCGCGATTACCGGGTCGAATTGAAAGGACAGGAATACGTGGCCCGCCGCTTGTCGCAAGTGGTCGATATCGCGCCGCTCGACGCTTACCGCTATGCCCGGCGCATTTGGATCGACACCGACTCCAAGCTGCCGCTCAAGTTCGAGATTCTGGGCGAAGACGGACAAGCGATCGAACAAATGGTGTTCACCTCGCTGGACCTCGAACCCAGCTTCGCCAGCGGCGACCTCAGCCCCTCGATGCCCACCGACCAATTCACCCGGCAAACCAGCCAGCGCGAAGCCCTGCCGCTGGATTCCTTACACTGGGAATTGCACGATGTGCCGGATGGCTTCCAAATCGTGTCGTACAGCCACTTGCAGCGCCCGCCGAACGACCGCAAGGTCGAGCATATCCTTCTGAGCGACGGTTTTTCCTCGGTCTCGATCTATATCGAGGACCAGAAAAGCGGCCCGCCCAAGGAGCATCCCAAGAAAATCGGCACCATCAACGCCGAGTCCGTCAAGATCGGCGATTACCTCGCGACCGTGATGGGCGAGGTGCCCGCCAAAACCGTGGAGGCCATCGCCCACGGCCTGCGCCACCGGGATACGGAACAGCCATGA
- a CDS encoding sigma-E factor negative regulatory protein, with protein sequence MIEDSLKQKLSLMLDDELGRDESLKLLAGIESDPALRAQWHRYNLVGMALRSQSSLVPDSGFVDRISAALADEPTILAPQAAKSATRRDMGYRDKAVTLALAASLAAVAVMVGQSLHDYSPMNGPNVIGQAGDTQASVDPEFRDYLVAHYETAYLSGAQGMLPSVRLVSSGSPR encoded by the coding sequence ATGATCGAAGACAGCCTAAAGCAGAAGCTGAGCCTCATGCTCGACGATGAGTTGGGGCGCGATGAATCCTTGAAATTACTGGCCGGGATCGAGTCCGATCCCGCCTTGCGGGCGCAATGGCACCGCTACAACCTAGTCGGTATGGCGCTGCGCTCCCAATCCAGTTTGGTGCCCGATAGCGGCTTCGTGGACCGCATCAGCGCCGCGCTGGCCGACGAACCCACCATCCTGGCCCCACAAGCCGCCAAATCCGCCACCCGGCGCGATATGGGCTATCGGGATAAGGCCGTCACCCTGGCCTTGGCCGCATCCCTAGCCGCCGTGGCGGTGATGGTGGGGCAATCCCTGCATGATTATTCCCCGATGAACGGCCCGAACGTCATCGGCCAGGCCGGCGACACCCAAGCCTCGGTCGATCCGGAGTTCCGCGACTATCTGGTCGCCCATTATGAAACCGCCTATCTGTCCGGTGCCCAGGGCATGTTGCCCTCGGTGCGGTTGGTCAGTTCCGGCTCCCCGCGCTAA
- the rpoE gene encoding RNA polymerase sigma factor RpoE: MGEQLDEELVRQVQQGNKKAFDILVRKYQYKIAQLINRYIKDPHEALDVAQESFIKAYRALPGFRGESAFYTWLYRIAINTAKNHLAMRARRPSDDEIDIDEAEQFESAVRLKDNETPEGLVLSEELAEVIQLALDELPEELRTAISLREFDGLSYDEIAQVMNCPVGTVRSRIFRAREAIDKKLEHLLG; encoded by the coding sequence ATGGGAGAACAACTCGACGAGGAATTGGTCCGGCAGGTACAGCAGGGCAACAAAAAAGCGTTCGATATCCTCGTCCGCAAGTATCAATACAAGATCGCCCAGTTGATCAACCGATACATCAAAGACCCTCACGAAGCCTTGGACGTTGCCCAAGAATCCTTTATCAAAGCCTATCGGGCCTTGCCAGGTTTCCGCGGCGAGAGCGCGTTTTATACCTGGCTTTACCGGATCGCGATCAATACCGCCAAAAACCATTTGGCGATGCGGGCGCGGCGTCCTTCCGACGACGAGATCGATATAGACGAGGCGGAACAATTCGAATCCGCGGTTCGTCTAAAAGACAACGAGACTCCCGAGGGTCTCGTGCTGAGCGAAGAACTGGCAGAAGTAATCCAATTGGCTTTAGACGAACTTCCAGAAGAATTACGCACGGCGATCAGTTTGCGCGAGTTCGATGGCTTGAGCTATGACGAAATCGCGCAAGTCATGAATTGTCCGGTAGGTACCGTGAGGTCCAGGATTTTCCGGGCCCGCGAGGCCATCGACAAGAAACTTGAACATTTACTTGGTTAG
- the nadB gene encoding L-aspartate oxidase, translated as MSSLAYDVLVIGSGAAGLSLALRLADHARVAVLSKTALTESNTLYAQGGISAVLDEGDSIESHIQDTLVAGAGLCDPETVRLVVSHGKECIDWLVERGVPFTEVESENGGHHLHLTREGGHTHRRVVHAADATGLAVETSLEQHTRAHPGIAVFEYHNVIDLITAKKLGGREPRVLGAYVLDSQAQKVKTFRARHVVLASGGASKVYLYTSNPDIATGDGIAIAWRAGARVANMEFIQFHPTCLFHPHARSFLISEAVRGEGGRLLLADGSPFMPRFDPRGELAPRDVVARAIDHEMKRLGVDCVFLDVSHQPAEFIKSHFPTIYARCLELGIDITRQPIPVVPAAHYTCGGVLTDHGARTDIPGLYAVGEVACTGLHGANRMASNSLLECLVFAKQAAEDILQGLQDQPNPPELPEWDESQVTDSDEEVVVSHNWDEIRRFMWDYVGIVRTDKRLQRALRRVELLKQEIAEYYGNFRVTSDLLELRNLVIVAELIIRSALLRKESRGLHFTLDYPGLEERKPPGNTILVP; from the coding sequence ATGTCATCACTCGCATACGACGTTCTGGTCATAGGCAGCGGTGCTGCCGGCCTCAGTTTGGCTTTGCGGCTGGCCGATCATGCGCGGGTCGCCGTGCTGTCCAAGACCGCCCTGACCGAATCCAACACCCTCTACGCCCAGGGCGGCATCTCGGCGGTGCTGGACGAGGGCGACTCCATCGAATCCCATATCCAGGATACCTTGGTCGCCGGTGCCGGGCTGTGCGACCCCGAAACCGTGCGCTTGGTGGTTTCGCATGGCAAGGAATGCATCGACTGGCTGGTCGAACGCGGTGTACCGTTCACCGAGGTCGAGTCGGAAAATGGCGGGCACCATCTCCATCTGACCCGCGAAGGCGGCCACACCCACCGCCGGGTGGTCCACGCCGCCGACGCCACCGGCCTCGCGGTGGAAACCTCGCTCGAACAACATACCCGCGCCCACCCCGGCATCGCGGTGTTCGAGTATCACAATGTCATCGATCTCATCACCGCCAAGAAGCTGGGCGGACGCGAGCCGCGGGTGTTGGGGGCCTATGTGCTGGACAGCCAGGCGCAAAAGGTCAAGACCTTCCGCGCCCGCCATGTGGTGCTGGCTTCAGGCGGGGCCAGCAAGGTCTACCTCTACACCAGCAATCCCGATATCGCGACCGGTGATGGCATCGCCATCGCCTGGCGGGCCGGGGCGCGGGTGGCCAATATGGAATTCATCCAGTTCCACCCGACCTGTCTATTCCATCCCCATGCCCGTTCCTTCCTGATTTCGGAGGCGGTACGGGGCGAAGGCGGACGCTTGCTATTGGCCGACGGTTCGCCCTTCATGCCGCGGTTCGATCCCCGCGGCGAATTGGCCCCGCGCGATGTGGTGGCCCGCGCCATCGACCACGAGATGAAGCGCTTGGGGGTCGATTGCGTATTCTTGGATGTTTCCCACCAGCCCGCCGAGTTCATCAAAAGCCATTTCCCCACCATTTATGCCCGTTGCCTGGAACTGGGCATCGATATCACCCGCCAGCCGATCCCGGTGGTGCCGGCGGCGCACTATACCTGCGGCGGCGTCCTCACCGATCATGGGGCCCGCACCGATATTCCGGGGCTGTACGCCGTGGGCGAGGTGGCTTGCACAGGACTCCATGGCGCGAACCGGATGGCGAGCAATTCCCTCTTGGAATGTTTGGTGTTCGCCAAGCAGGCGGCGGAGGATATCCTGCAGGGTTTACAGGATCAACCCAACCCGCCGGAATTGCCGGAATGGGATGAATCGCAAGTAACCGACTCCGACGAGGAAGTGGTGGTTTCCCATAACTGGGACGAAATCCGCCGGTTCATGTGGGACTATGTCGGTATCGTCCGCACCGATAAGCGCCTGCAACGGGCTTTGCGCCGGGTCGAGTTATTGAAGCAGGAAATCGCCGAGTATTACGGCAATTTCCGCGTGACCAGCGATTTATTGGAGTTGCGCAACCTCGTGATCGTGGCTGAATTGATTATCCGCTCGGCCTTGTTGCGCAAGGAAAGCCGGGGTTTGCATTTCACCTTGGATTATCCCGGCTTGGAGGAGCGGAAACCGCCGGGGAATACCATCCTGGTGCCCTGA
- a CDS encoding PQQ-dependent catabolism-associated beta-propeller protein, giving the protein MNKSARFLLGLWLASAPLHAETLYVTLEKDNALAVVAPEGKLLKTVKIGKRPRGIALSPDGKQLYVAVSDEDAIKVVDTVTLKVIGKLPSGKDPETFALDPDGKALYVSNEDDNQVTVVDISSKKVVKTIPVGVEPEGVCASPAGTWVAATSETTNMAHWIDRKTLAVADNTLVDPRPRACAFTDDGRQLWVSSEIAGTVSVIEVATRQPVGKISFKIPGVTQEKIQPVGIKIDPERRYAYVALGPSNRVAVIDAQKLEVVDHFLVGQRVWNLAFSPDHQRLYTTNGASNDVSIIDLVQRKVLKSVAVGQYPWGVAVKP; this is encoded by the coding sequence ATGAACAAATCCGCGCGTTTCCTGCTCGGCCTGTGGCTGGCTTCCGCCCCGCTGCACGCCGAAACCCTCTATGTCACCCTGGAAAAAGACAACGCCCTGGCCGTGGTCGCGCCGGAAGGCAAACTGCTGAAGACGGTGAAGATCGGCAAGCGCCCCCGCGGCATCGCCCTCTCCCCGGACGGCAAGCAGCTTTATGTCGCGGTCAGCGACGAGGACGCCATCAAGGTGGTCGATACCGTGACGCTCAAGGTGATCGGCAAACTGCCCTCGGGCAAAGACCCGGAAACCTTCGCCCTCGATCCGGACGGCAAGGCGCTCTATGTCTCCAACGAGGACGACAACCAAGTCACGGTGGTCGATATCTCCAGCAAGAAGGTGGTGAAAACCATTCCGGTCGGGGTGGAACCGGAAGGCGTTTGCGCCAGCCCGGCCGGTACCTGGGTGGCCGCGACCAGCGAGACCACCAATATGGCGCATTGGATCGACCGCAAAACCCTGGCGGTTGCCGACAACACCCTGGTCGATCCGCGCCCCCGCGCCTGCGCCTTCACCGACGATGGCCGGCAGCTTTGGGTGAGTTCGGAAATCGCGGGCACGGTGTCGGTGATCGAGGTGGCGACCCGCCAGCCGGTGGGCAAGATCAGTTTCAAAATCCCCGGCGTGACCCAGGAGAAAATCCAGCCGGTGGGCATTAAGATCGACCCCGAGCGGCGCTATGCCTACGTGGCCCTGGGGCCGTCCAACCGGGTGGCGGTGATCGACGCCCAGAAGCTCGAAGTCGTCGATCATTTCCTGGTCGGGCAGCGGGTGTGGAATTTGGCGTTCTCGCCCGACCATCAGCGGCTCTACACCACCAACGGGGCCAGCAACGATGTCTCCATCATCGACCTCGTGCAGCGCAAGGTGCTGAAGTCGGTGGCGGTGGGGCAATATCCCTGGGGGGTGGCGGTCAAGCCTTGA
- a CDS encoding DUF3368 domain-containing protein — MIVFSNTTPLIALNGIGQLDLLPRLFTEIHLVGEVIEECAVGGIIRVPDLRALPWVKVVESTPVQYPTVLLELDKGEKHTLDMARKLNADWVIIDEKIGRNMAEYLGLKVTGTLGVLLKAKQQNWIPSFRDAAAAMVRQGIRYNHGLVDKLARQVGE; from the coding sequence ATGATCGTTTTCTCCAATACCACGCCTTTGATCGCGCTCAATGGTATCGGGCAACTCGATCTATTGCCGCGCTTATTCACCGAGATTCATTTGGTGGGCGAAGTCATAGAGGAATGCGCAGTGGGTGGAATCATAAGGGTTCCCGATCTTCGCGCCTTGCCATGGGTGAAAGTAGTCGAATCCACGCCCGTCCAATATCCCACGGTTTTGCTCGAACTGGATAAGGGTGAAAAACACACGCTCGACATGGCCCGCAAGTTGAACGCCGATTGGGTCATCATCGACGAGAAAATAGGGCGTAATATGGCCGAATACCTCGGCTTGAAAGTGACTGGCACCTTGGGCGTTTTGCTCAAGGCCAAGCAGCAGAATTGGATTCCCTCTTTCCGGGACGCCGCCGCAGCCATGGTGCGGCAAGGGATTCGGTATAACCACGGCTTGGTGGACAAATTAGCACGTCAGGTTGGGGAATAA
- a CDS encoding UPF0175 family protein, which yields MKHTIQIDCPTELLLGLHLNAEGFAEYIKHQTAIGLFKEGKLSSGTAATWLNIGRVEFLRLAFDAGAVLLEDSEDDLARETALL from the coding sequence ATGAAACACACCATCCAAATCGATTGCCCCACGGAATTGCTGTTAGGGCTGCACCTAAACGCCGAAGGTTTCGCCGAATATATCAAGCACCAAACCGCCATCGGCTTGTTCAAAGAAGGAAAATTATCGTCGGGCACGGCGGCAACTTGGCTGAATATCGGGCGCGTTGAATTCCTACGCCTAGCCTTCGACGCAGGGGCGGTTTTGCTGGAGGATTCGGAAGACGATCTGGCCAGGGAAACCGCGTTGCTATGA